The window AAACCACATAATTTTATGACATTATAGTTTGATAATGAAgaaaaacttcataatttgttttaagatCAAACAGTTGAAGAACGATATTGGAGGCTTAAAGTTATTTGCTGCCTCAAAAAAAGACACCTAATATATAGAATGAGAGCGAGGATTGATCGATCAAATAACGGATAATTATACACTAACCGAGTACTTGGGCAGCAGTGATCCTACTCTTGGGGTCCCTCGTTAACATTTTCTTGATAAGATCTTTTGCAGAAGGTGAAATCTTAGGCCATGGCTTGCTCTGCAGGTCAAGATTGCCATTTAATATTGCTTCATATATGCCCTTCTCAGCCTCTATTAGAAAATGTGTTCATTCACATGTTAGTTAGAAAAACATTACACTTCAAGAATATATcggcacaaaaaaaaatcatggtttaAGAATGTGTAATCcacaaatcattttcttaaaaacagaATGGGTCACATTTTTTGTTTCTCAAAGAGTAGATAACTAAGTTTAAAGTGAGGGGTGTGGCTACATCTTGCTATATAGCTCAATTAGTAGAGTAACGAAGAACATACCAGCCCAGAAAGGAGGCACCCCACTTAGAAGAATGTATAGAATGATCCCAGCACTCCATACATCAATCTCTTTCCCATAACTCCGTTTCAACACCTCTGGAGCAACATAGTAAGAACTTCCAACAATGTCATTATATACTTTTCCTGAAAAATTAGTTATGAAAAGTTAAGTAAATAAATGATGATGTATAATCTCATTGCATGACAACACTATGTTCTTGGAAATAAATCTTAACAAGTAATATGCGATGAGATTTGTATAGCAAAACAAGATTTTGCGtgcttctaatttcatcattttcttgCAAGAAACGATGACAgagcaaataaataaagtaaaatgagaTCATTGTTAGCTAATGTATCTAGATTGCATGTCTTTGGTTCTCCAAAATTATGCAATTTACCTTAACGTAAATCCAATTGAAAGGCATTGGCCAgctagaaaagataaaattattttctaccaaagttattaaacttggtcGGACATAACGAGTCACTCAGTAAATCAATGACTCAAAACCCTATcttatctatattttatttcaatttcaatttgatttaaaggTTGATTTAAATTAAGTAACACTTGGCTAGGTAAActttaaaatttggtttgaaggaaaaataagcttttaaaattcagATTCAGCCCTCCAAATACATCACAAGATATATGTTAACAACTTGGCAGCATGTGCCCCCTTAAAGGTTAGGCCTAAGCACATGGTCCTCTTCATTAGTGGGGACTTTTAATTATACATGAGTGTGGTCACTAAAACATGTCTTTAGGATGTTTAATAGCACAACATAACCAAACTTGGTAGCTAAGTCATCATGTGATAAACCTGCACTGGATTGATCTGTAAAAGACATTGACTTGATTGATCTGTAATGTCCCTTTCTTGATTGACTTAGTCTTATTAAGACATAATAGCATTAAGAAGAAGTTATTgacattatcttaatatttagaTTCACATGCAATGagcattattaattaataatcgcACCAGTAATTATAAAACCAAATCAATTAATGATCGAAAAAccatttcaattaataaaagagaTTATAATCCTAAAATTACTCTTTACAATAATGTAAAACAAACAAATGTGTGATGTTAAACATGAGCATAGAGTTTATGATTGGATAATTGACAAATCATCCATAGGAAGGAGTTTTACAAAAAACCTTTTTAGATTtcgacaaaaagaaaaggattagtGAACCTGTTAGGGATCGAACTCTTTATCTTCATGAGATTCTTATACAAAGGAggttcaaaattatatttcacttCAACGAGATCTTTTTCATTATGTTAATATAGAATCAAGGCAACGAGTAATCTTTATTCATGGAGTTTGTgattattaattagttttaactTGGCAAGATCTAGTTGTTAAATTAAATAGCACAAGTTTCAGAATTGTATCtacttataaaaaagaaaagaaaacgtcATGCTAGAAGTTACCCAAAAAATTAAGAGGTAAAGGGAAtctaatttgcaaaaaaaataaaagaaaatggctAACCTTCTTCAATGAAGACCGATAGTCCAAAATCAGTAGCTTTAATTAGAGCATTTGGATCTTTACTTGCAAGCAAGAAATTCTCAGGCTTTAAATCTCTATGCATAACCCCCATAAAATGACAGGCATGAACCACATTCACAATCTGCCTAATAATTGTCGCAGCTTCACTCTCTGAATAACTCCCTTTTGCTATAATCCGGTCGAAAAGCTCCCCGCCAGAGCATAACTCCATGATCAAATGCAGATTTTGTTTATCCTCATAAGCGCCCTTAAATTCAACAATATTAGGTTGTCCTGTTAAGTGTTGTAGTATTAAAATCTCTCTTTTAACATCCTCAATATCTTTTACCTTCACAAGTTTACGTCTTGAGATAGACTTGCACGCATACATCCTTCCCGACGCCTTCTCTGTACAAAGATAAGTTATACCAAACTGGCCTCTACCCAATTCCTTATCAAGATCGTAAATTGTGGTTATTTCAACATATGGTTTACCAAGAATGGGACCAATATTTGAGGATGAAGTGACAATAGTTTGAGAAGTCCTAGATGTTTTCGAAGAAGGTGTTGTTGATATTGGTGGTGGAGGCGGTAGTGGTAGCAGTAGCGGTCTGGATGGATAACAACATTCTTGAGTTGGTTTTTTAGGTGGTGTTGGTTGGTAGTAGACATCGTCCGAGGAAGAGGAAATAGGGATGTCATGAGAACAAGACCTAGAGAAACATTTTCCCATTGGATTGGTGAGCAGTAACTGAtcaaaagagagaaagattgttccaggtttttaaattttttggtggGGTTCCGATTTATAACAAGAACATGTAGGTTGTGGAAGATATTGAGGTTTTGGCTAGGAAATTCTGctgcttactttttttttgggtgcGTTGCTTTTGCCCTCTGTGAAGTCTTGGGTatcattctttctttctctcttataTTTTTGCTTCATTCTGACGCATCTACTTTGCTTCGCTTTGTTGAGTGAAGACAAAGGAGAGGACTTTCTTCGTGCTTCAAAGCAATAGCTTTTAGCATAGTTTAGATGGTGCAGTAATCGGCGCGTTTCTTCTCCTGTGGTCGTTTCTGTGTATTGTTATCGCCTTGACGTGTGAAGTAAGGAAATTTCGCACCAGCCCACCACCACAATTTGCTTCATGACAGCAATAATGTGgattaattaagctcaaaacGGTACTGGATTGTGAAGCCCGTAGCATACAGCGCATTGCTTGATAAAGAACAGCAGAAGCATAGTGTTTAGACCTCAACAAAGCCCTGCTCATATAATTCTGAAATGGGCCTTCTGAATTCTGTAGCCCTTCAACATGAGAGATTCTCAATTTTACTTTCCTTCGTTGAAATCTTGCGTTTCACGTTCCTGCcctcatgtttattttgaagCTTGATTTTAATCTTACTTTCCTTGGTTGAAATCGTACGTCTCAAGTCCCTGGCCTGATGGTTAATTTGAAGCTTgatttaaaaccttttttttttttttaatgatattttattttaaaaaacatcaaattaatatttttatatatttttcaataatttttacgtgttgatattaaaattaaaaatatatttaaaaaaattattttgatataaaaaatacttttaaaaaataccacacatttaaattgaatttattttcaaataggCTAAGAGTTAACTTGATTAAATCTGAGTAAAATTTACTTGGTTagatcttagatttttaaaatttttttcatctaaaaaccatcatttcaaaaaaaataaacattgttattttagaataaatataaattaaggtcctatttgtttttacatttctaaaatatttttgaaaaaatttaaaaatattttatttttttttcatttcaaattaatattttttagtgtttttagatcattttaatacattaatatcaaatataatttttaaaaaataaaaaatatatatattattttaatatatttttaaataaaatatatttttaaaaataactacaacCACACACacgtttaaaatatatttttaaagtccTCCATCCGCAATAACCATGATTAAAATATGAAAGGTTCGAAATTAATCACTTGAGAGAATCAATGAGCGTGATTTTCAATTCCTTTACGCAATCAAattgtaaataattaaatatacaaCCACTTATTTCAAGATTGAGGAGGTACATATGATAGGAGAAAGAGACAGTTCCGGTTAGAAATTGTTGCGGGGTTTTCAAAGAAGGCCTTAATCAATTATTAGTATCTTAAAAGAACACACagattttatgaaattataaattttgcccagaagattttaaattaaataatgacaAAGCAAAGTCTTTGTTTACATCCGTCAACCCTtggttaatgttaaatttatgtATAGTGAGCATCACATgcattgattttgtattttattcatttataagtTTCAAAGGAAGACTCTTTAAAAAATAGTCTTGgtctttctataaaaattacacagcgatatcttaaaaaatagttaaaattatatttttatttaattttttatttaaaattattgttattattttatgtttttaaattttatttatttgctgatgtcaaaaatattttttcaaaataaaaaaatatatattattttaatatattttttaataaaaaatattttaaaccataatCACTATAGAATATCAAATAccatgtaataataaaaaaaggttatgtTCACACCACCATGATATTCATGCACAAAATAGTCTTTTTATAAAAGCTCGACAagatatcttaaaaaataattaaaatcatgttttttaaatattttaatttttttatttaaaattattattattttatgtttttaaattttatttatttactgatatcaaaaatattttttcaaaataaaacaatatatattattttgatatatttttaaataaaaaatattttaaaccataatCATCATAGAGAATCAAATACCATGTAATAATAGAAAAGATTACATTCACACCATGATATTCATGCACAAAAGACTCTTTAAAAAATAGTCTTGGTCTTTCAATAAAAGCTGGACAatgatatcttaaaaaataattaaaatcatgttttttaaaaatttaatttttttaaaattattattattattattattattattatatgttttaaaattttatttatttgctcatatgaaaaataatttttcaaaaattaaaaaatatatattattttaatatatttttaaataaaaaatattttaaaccgtaATAGAGTATCAAATACCATGTAATAATAGAAAAGGTTACGCGTTCACGATATTCATGCACAAAAGGTACAAGTTCATCTTAGTACCCCAAGTCTATAATGTATGGGACTCCCTGCTATAGCAGACCTGGGAATTTGCTTTATAGTTTtggttttgtgtttgttttctagttgttatCGCGGCCAGATGGGTTAACATAAAGATACTATTAGCTGCAAAAAAATGgaatacaaagaaattaaattgatttat is drawn from Populus nigra chromosome 5, ddPopNigr1.1, whole genome shotgun sequence and contains these coding sequences:
- the LOC133693539 gene encoding calcium-dependent protein kinase 29-like — translated: MGKCFSRSCSHDIPISSSSDDVYYQPTPPKKPTQECCYPSRPLLLPLPPPPPISTTPSSKTSRTSQTIVTSSSNIGPILGKPYVEITTIYDLDKELGRGQFGITYLCTEKASGRMYACKSISRRKLVKVKDIEDVKREILILQHLTGQPNIVEFKGAYEDKQNLHLIMELCSGGELFDRIIAKGSYSESEAATIIRQIVNVVHACHFMGVMHRDLKPENFLLASKDPNALIKATDFGLSVFIEEGKVYNDIVGSSYYVAPEVLKRSYGKEIDVWSAGIILYILLSGVPPFWAEAEKGIYEAILNGNLDLQSKPWPKISPSAKDLIKKMLTRDPKSRITAAQVLDHPWMKVGGEASNKLIDSVVLIRMKQFRAMNKLKKLALKVIAENLSEEEIKGLRQMFNNMDTDRSGTITYEELKSGLLRLGSKLTEEEIKQLMDGADVDNNGTIDYVEFITATMHRHRLEKEENLYKAFQYFDKDNSGFITRDELRQAMSQYGMGDEATIDEVIEDVDTDKDGNINYEEFATMMRK